One Gopherus evgoodei ecotype Sinaloan lineage chromosome 1, rGopEvg1_v1.p, whole genome shotgun sequence genomic window, AAAATTACCTTTTTTTATGAAGGATATTTTCACCTAAAAATCTGACTCCAGGAGATgtgattttaagaaaaacaccaaatattccCAGAGCTGGCAAGGAGCGGCACAAGTCCGCCATTACATATTCCTTTGCAGGTTACCTTTAACTGTGAAATGATGCCCCACCGGCCTGGGGGCTGTATTGGGAAATCTTCACTCTTTTCTGTGTGTGATGAAACATATCCAGGAGAAATCTGTAAATGCATTGCTAATACTGAATTTTAATAGATGGCCCAAATGTATGCAAACTTTCTTATTAAAGAGAATTGACAAGTCTCTACAGTTCATGACGATGGCTCACAAAGCTCCTAAGTCTAttagaatggccatgctgggtcagaccactggtccatctagcccagtatcctctcttccgaCACTGGTCAGatgttcagagggaatgaacagttgtactaatttagatggaatatatgggccaaaGATGTGAATGTAACCCGGTCACTGtctaacattaaacagtgttaaataagGTTCAGGACTGGGtctacagagacctcagcctgcttaatacaatggcaaacacaccattaaacacCCTTTTAGTCCGTTATTAAAAAGACAGCAAGAAGGACAAACAGTTGAAGCATCTgcaatgtaaagtattaaataagccTCTTGTTTTAACAACTtgcctttccctttagctggagagtttTGAGAAGGGAACCCCCCCCCCTTGTTTGACTGTCTATCAGATGGCACCAAAGCTGATAGTAACCggccttttggggaaaagagaagaagttagcgGCGATGAGCTGGAGCTGTTATTGGTGttgctgttaaagtctgatcctgtttcaTCTCagatggtgtttgggattcagctaaACTGCAGCTTGTTGGGGTGATGATGTCATCTGGATCCccctctctggcccagtctggtcaggacagCTCTCGGGATTAGGACTAAGAAGGTCCAGGGTCCCAGGAGAGAGCAGGATGGGGGCTATCATGGTGAAGCTCGTTCCAGTAGCCTCCATCTGttcttccctcttttccccccaaagTCTTCctttaaggaccccaaaaggcCCAGCGCCTCATTATTTTATCCATCAATTATACCTACTATGTGACACACCAATTTTCATTCTTTAATTTCTGGTTCTACATCAGCTTTTTTTGCCAAGCAGGAGTTGAACAGAGGCCTTGAGTTATATCAGggggcctttttgtttggactaattccgTGTTTTGGTCTCATTTTTGtatcttttcccatcaacatttgttagcGTGGGTTAATGTGACAACTTGTGAACTTTCCCTTACCTTTTACAGCTGAGCTCACAACCAGAGTCAGTTTGTCGGCCCACTTACCACAACATGGCTAGATCCTCAAacgtatttaggtgcctaattcccattaaaatcaatggcagtagttaggtgcctaaatccctttgaggagCCAGGTCACTAGAGTCTAGACCTAGGTGATGATCCCCACACCTGCATCCTGCCCCACTATCAATGTTAGCAAATAGTGCAGCTGCGCGTGAGCTCTGACGTCCAATTCCCCTTGCAGTTGTGGTGGTTGTTTGCTCACTGTCCACTAGATGGGTGCATTGGTTTTCTTGAGAGTTAACGCAGAGCCCATGGGTGCACTGAAACCCGGTGAAGCATAGACCGTGGCCTCTCTAGGGCCAAACCTTGAGGAACATGTTGCACCTGCAACTTCCACACAAAGTGATGGGCCAGATCTTGACATGTGCGGAGCCCCCTCCCCCGTTCTCACTGCAATAGGAGGTTGGGGGTGCTCTGCACTTCACAGGAGATTTGGCCCTGTAGCCCGCTTCATGCAtgatcagggcttaaattcagccagagctgcACGGAGCAGAGCTCTGATAAATATTTTCAACCCCCACTGGAGGTTTTATAGcatggtgggggctgggaggctcCAGGAAATACTCTGTAAGAATTTAAGCCCTGTGTATGATGCGACTGCTGCTGGGCCAGAGCAAGCAGACTGCTGCAGAGATCATTCCATGGGCACCAGTCATGGGGAAGGGAAGGCTCTGTGCTTGGAGCTACAGATCTGGCCCCTCCTCCCCTGGGTGTGGATCTGCTCAGTCAGCTGGCATtcactcagcccctggcagggaagcaagaGGACTGGAGTCATAATAATCTATAgcttttatacagcacttttcatcagcagatcggATAGCactttattcctattttacagccggggaaactgagacacaggtcctaaggtcacccagcagcagaactgagaatagaacctagggctcctgagttccagtccagtgctctgtccactaggccatACTGCTTCCCTGTTTGCCATTCAGCATCAGACTATTAAAGAGTGGTCTGGAGGAGCTCTGGCTAGGCTGTCTCTGTTAGATGGTTTGTGGCCATAATGAAGACCTTGAAGATGTTAAACTAGATGGAGGAAGGAGGAGTTGGGGGAGGATTCTCACAGCTCCATAAAGGACATGGAAGGTCCCAATGGGAAAAGCATGATGTCATCCAGAATGCTTTATCTTGCTGCTATGGTATGTATACTTGCAACATCTTATTCAGCCACTAAATGTCTCTGCAGGCTGTATACAGAGTTCCAGATAGGGGATTTGTCCCTCAGCTGAAATCAACATAACTCCAATAAGTAGCTAAAGAGCTGGCCCTGAGTATGGCCAGGGCCGGATCAGGCTTTTTTGCTACTCCaagcagcaaaggaaaaaaaaaagaaagagaaagccgTGATTGGTGGCACAGCGGCAGCAGCTCAACCGTGCTGCTTCATTTGTCGGTAGCAATTcgacagcaggtccttccctccgagagggactgaggggccccgccgctgaagtgccgcagaagacccgaacgtgctgccccttcccattcactgcccccaagcacctgcttcgttcactggtgcctggagccggccctgagtatgGCCATGGTAAACAAAGCAGACAAAGCTAGAACTCAAGCTGTGTGGAAGCCTATTTATTCATGTCTGTAATTTGTGTTGTTTCCTTTAATAAACACCTGCTGTTTAATAAGACCAGTGACTCTCTATATCTTGGCAGTTCCAGTGGCAGCATCCTACATACCTGATAGGAAAAATATTCAGTGATAAATTATGGACAGAGAAATAACCAGTCCTTCCCATTTCCTGTCTTCAGTTCACTAGCTTATCCAGGTGGCAACTAGAACACTCAGAGAGCAATCATTGGGATTGAATTAATAGATCTACTGTCAACCACAAACTAACTTTTCATCCATGGTGCACAATTCAAGTGAATCACTGGAGGGAATAAAATTTATGTGGTGCCTAAACCAAAAATTGAAAATGGTCTTAGATGGGCTAAGACAAACTGCTTGTTACAAGATTATTAATGTGATTCCTCATTATTAAGGAATTATAattaattgttattattattatcctaGGAGCTCCAGGAATGGCCCAGGACtgctttgtgctaggtgctgtacaaaaacacaCCAAAAAGACAGTATGTATCCAGTCCAGCCACCAGGGAGACATTAATAAAACACATAGAATGCCAGGAGCAGAACAGCAGCAAAGCCCCATGGATTTTGTAGTTCTGTGGCAGTGGAATCCAGCCCTTTCCACAGAATTGGACTCTGTGATcaaaacttccatttaaaaataaaatcatctttCTAGCCTTAAGATAACCACACAAATGGGAACTGAGTGTAGATTGGTTCACTCTGGTTTGCTAGAGTCTGCATGCAGCCTGAAACTCACTCAAAGAGGAGTGATCTACACCCATTCATTTCACTAGGTTATTCACCCTGGAACCTAATGATGACCATTACACATACTATTTCACAGCTGGTTGTTCTGCCAGAAATATCCAGTGAATGCACTTATCCTGTGCAGTCAGAAATGACAGAaggcagagctggaaaagaccAGCTAGATCAgcaagtccatccccctgctggtgcaggattgttccctgtaattcaagggttctcaaacttttcttgCTGGggccccctttgaaaatatttcaggctgtgacaacccccccccaaaagtgGTAGCAAATTACTGTACGTACTCATAGGAGAATTAAAAGAAGCCGGTAATCATTATCCCTGCAAAGGCACTGAAGCCTTTCTAAAAGTGTAAAGCAACAGCTCTCAGGAATAAAAACATGGGCATTTAAGAAAGACATTTCCCGGGAAAAAGACAACAGGATACAGTTTGAGGAGCTGGAAGCCTTTTCCAGTGATTGTGGCAACAATCATGACATTGTCCAATTGCTGGTAATAATCATAATATTGTCCACGGATTGTGGCTTTATACACAACTATATGCAAACCAGGATCTGGACACTTAATGCGAGGGGTGCTGCTGTTTTGAAGCACACCATTTTTTCAATCGTGGCTCCAGGGAACTGAAACAGACCCTTCAATCATTCTCCATGTTCGCtttccggctgcccagctctgaaggcagcactgctgtcagcagcagcccagaagtaagggtggcatggtctggacctatggtattgccatccttacttctgcgctgctggtggcagcactgccttcagagctgggtgcctggccagaaGTTGCTGCTCTCACAACCCCCCTTGTgacccctttttgggtcaggacccccatttTTAGAAATGCTGCGTGTAGTTAATACTCCACTGATTTGCTTTGTCCTGTTTGAAATGTCCCAAGCAATGGTGCTCATACCACTTCCTTGAGGAGGCTATTCTGCAGCCCGAGAGAGCTCACTGTCAAGCTGTTTTAACTGATTTTTCCAGCCTATAGCTCTAATTCCTTAAATTTCaagccttggcatgagctgagcctgctgggaagggggaaagtGTGCAGtaggggagaaggagcaggggagAAGCAGGTGCAGCAGCCAcaaggggaaagagaaaagaggCATCTCCCCAGGGTGGGACTAAGCAGCCATAAACCAGACCCGCTATTTCTCAATGGCATTGCAAACGCTAGTGGATCACTGGGGCCGTTTcgccaacatcaatgtgggatggtcaggaaaggtacatgacgtgcatatctttaggaactctggtctcttcagaaagctgcaagaaggaactttcttcccagactggaaaattactgttggggatgttgaaatgccagtagttatccttggagacccagcctaccccttgctcccatggctcatgaagccatacactggcaGCGTGGACAGccgtaaggagcagttcaaccataggctgagcaagtgcagaatggtggtagaatgtgcctttggatgtttaaaggcgcgctggtgcagtttactcactaggttagacctcagcaaaagcaATATCTgattgttgttgctgcttgctgtgttctaCATCGtgtctgtgaaagtaaggggggaAAGTTTCTGGCAGTGCCATAACAAGggcaaggtgagtgaggcacttgccttggGCGCCCAAAGCTGAGGGGCTCAGAAAAGCCCCCAGAGCATCCCTGCCGGAACAAAAGCTGCTGCTGCCTTGGCAACAGGACGCCAGCAGGCAGCCGAGCAGCCGGCTaaggcagctgcaggagagggagggagcggAGGCACCCACGTGCTTCGcagccctcccctcctccagcaccCATCTGGAGGAGACGCCAAGGGGGCTTCCGATGGGAGACAGACAGGATCATCTGCAGCCAGTGGACCTCACTCACATGAGCAGCTGCTGAGGCTTCCGTTAGCATTTGACCCTGTGATCTGCACACACACGCCCCAGCCACCATTCCTGCaaactgggcaaggggcagctccatcccccactccCAGTGAGGCTATAGAaatgggcagcaggggaggaaggaagccacatgtaatggcactcccctcccccccagcacccaccaccccctcccagagcctgagcccacaTCCCCTCTCCGGCCCCCAAACtctatcccagagcctgcatctagCCCTCcgaactccctcctagagcctgcacccctccacccatcctgcaccccaccccgtgccttagcccggagcctgcacacagcacccaaactccgtcccagagcctgcacccccacttcttCTCACACACCCTGTCTTtcccctaaactccctcccagagcctgcacccatccCTTCACACTACctcacagagcctgcaccactccacccatcctgcacccccaccctgtgccccagcctggagcctgcacccagcacccaaactccatcccagagcctgcaccccagactccattccagagcccaacctctcaacCGCcctacaccccaatcctctgccccaacccagggcctgcaccccagacctgcttcccccacccaaactcccttgcagagtcttaggcaggtgtggggcagagttcggggggggggggcgggtgagTTCTgagcattctgggcaccaccaacatttctacaaacctgccacccctgataCTTGGCGTAGGGGTGATGAGGCGAGCGGCAAGTCGGTGGATGGAGAGGGGCAAATCACCTAGATTCAAAATCTGGGACTGTGTCTGTtggtcctttttgctgcttttctctggactgggggttgtcccaatgctgcaaagagggtgttcccaaaggaaggtgcttgcttctaacCCCGCAGGCCATCAGTATGTCTGCTCTTCTCTAGTcagcccacttgacaagtttGATTGTCCTTgctttggctcccagcccttctccaagggcggcagctgtctggaggtgctgccttccacacattcctcattcacaccttgttcattcaacagggcaattgattaccctgttgtggggggaagatcttattctacttctagcaaaaagacatttttcttttaccttaattacactACCTTAGGGGCCAGCTATAACAtgttaccaaggttcaatacaaagtcgtataaaagttatacaaaaatgcataatgcagagatttatctacaactgcattgagtgactgctgtgtgcagtaatatagtgacccctgggtcttcGAATGAGGCTTTATGCTGGAGGGGGGGGATGAGGGAGTGAGCGGCGAGTCAGGGCAAGCGGGTGGGCAAgtgggcaaagaggcaagcagtgagccagcaggagttttaggggtgggcatgggggtttctggcaggggagggagaaggtgaaaggaggcaagtggtgggtgggggactgattGGAGGgacacagcaggccagtggggGGCTAGGGGGTGAAGAAGGGTGTGATagtggggcagagtggggagggagcgAGTCCTATTTTACTgatgtgatctggtcaccctatgcttgCTGTTTCTTTCCCCTTGCCCCAAACCTTCCTTTTCGGCCCACAGCTGTTTCAgcagggcagcactggggaaggagggtttgtttccatgtGGCAAGCAGCGCTGGGGAAGGGTTGTTTCCGTGGGGTGGGTGgcgctgtgggggggggtgtttcgggagggctgcggggggggcacAATGTTATATTCTTGCCTTAGGTGCAAAACTAGCTACTTACAGCTCTGGTttctggcagggtgggaggttgaggcagatTGCCTGGCTGCCAATTCTGAACAGTCAGACATCAGGGCAACAGTTAGAGCACATCGAGGTGCATGCGTCTCCGAAAGGCTTTGGAAACCCACTTCATGAATGATCCAGCCCTGATGTGACAGTTCGGTGTGTTGTTCCTCACCAGCCTGCCCCCTTCTTCGCATGTACTGCCCTGTAAACTAAACCCCCACCAAGCACAGTGCGCACAGTGAATAAAGAGCCTCTTGTCCTCAGTTCATGCATTTTTATTATGCTAACAAACAGTGACCAAAGACAGCACTGAAGAGCAATGATAACCAGGGTCAAAGGGCCTGATaacacagcagggaggggccaGGACACGTCACTTATTACCATTGCACTGTCTAGCAATCAAAGCTGTGGGAATGAGAGCTTTCTGCTCCATGAACCATCCCCTGGAGTTGAGTGCAAGGGATAAGGGAGCTTCCACCCCCACCGCATTCTAGGACGTCAGGGAGAGGAGGGTATGGAACTTGTGGAGGAGGGCGGCTGGTTCATCACTGGGTGCAGCGGGACTCTAAGGTccagctgcctttcctgcacctcaaccagaTGCCTCAATAGGTCTGTTTGCTCCTGCGTAAGCCACAACATCGCCTCTTGCATGTTACACTCTTGTTCCCTGCATGCTTTCATCTTCTCTGACCCTGTAAGCCTCCATGCACTCAACTGGGCCCTGTCAGCCTCAGAGGAATGCATCAAATCACAGAATGTGTGTTccctccagggccggctctagacaccagcaaaccaagcatgtgcttggagaGGCACATTTTCAAGGGCGGCATTCTGGccgcctatttttttttttttttttgctccaggcagcaaaagcctagagccagccctggcagcagcagcacgggGGGTGCCCTGGGGCCGCTGTGGTTCATGCCACAGAGGAGCAGTGCCACACCTTGTGGCTGGACCAGGCAGGTTCTGAGTGGGGGACACTTGGGCTAGGAGCTGCCCCTcagggcacatggagctgcctGCAGATGCCGCAGGGCGGACACCCCCACAGCaccacagccagggctgggtgaAGCAGCCCGAGCTGCCCAGGGGCTGGAGTAGGGCTGCCAGAAGCAgtggcagggtggccagaagcagcagcagggccatagAAGGTGGGGCGCTGCCATGCGGGTCCCGCATCCCACTCTCCAGAGTTCGCTCCCTTTGGGGCTACCCTGccccggctcctcagccccctgccggggtggtcccctggctctgccctcccaggtcctggccagtcctggaggcaggagccctggctggagggaccctgggctgaggtgcagcccgggagccccgctgcttaccctgaccctaCCACCGCCTGACCGGCTGGAGGCGAGGGGGGAGTGGATGGAGTCAGCACTGgtagggaggagcccagggctggggcggcaggggatgtgggtggagtgggggagagagccCAGTGCTCGGGCAGCAGGCGAtgagagtggggtgggagggaaagcccagctctggggctgcaaGCAGTGcgggtggggtaggggggagagctcaggggtggggtggggggtgtagtcaaatttttttttgctttgggcggcaaaaaacctagatccGGCCCTGCTTCCCTTGTCCgcatttttcaccttctaatctgagACAGCCTTTGTGCTGGAGTGGAGGAAGCACCCGCCAGAGACAATGTTGCAGCTGCAAGGGAAAACATACATTGTTGAAAAGAAAGGTTAACTGTTGCAATGAATGAAACAATTCACAGCAGGAAGTACATCCCCCCAGGTAACCTGGCCAAATTTTGTCTTCTAAAAGAAGCGCCTGCCAGTAAGGTACAACACATGGCAGAGCTCTGGGCAGCAGATTTCGGTTTGCAGGCAGGCCTGGTTAGCACACAAGAAAGGGTAGGTGGTGTGAGGACACATCCAGGGACATTTTTTGGTGTGGAAAGTCCTGGCACATGAACAGGGTTTTCTGGGGAGCATCCTTTGCATGGCTGGACTGGCCATCACTGTATCCCAATTGTTTACCTCCAATTAACCATTAACCACAATTGcattcagggccgcccagaggaatcagggggcctgggacaaagcaattttgggggcctcttccataaaaaaaagttgcaacactatagaatactatattcttgtgggggcccccgTGGGGcccaggtcctggggcaaatCGCCCTaatgcccgcccccccccccaggcagcctgaTTGCATTTAACCCCTGTAGTGTTATTACAAGCatgtactcaccagaggtgccttccccgcCATCACAGCCCTGCAGCAGTGGGTCCTGGGAGAGGATTGGCTCCAGAGTTAGGAAACGGTCCTGGTTTttggggagaatggatcctccGCTTGACTGCTGcacattctcttcctcttcctcatcaagAAAGTCCTCCTCATCAATAAAGTCCTCCACATAAATGCTGCCGTAGGTGCTATCCACGACTAATATTGGGAAACTGATGGAGTCCCTGTCTAGAATCGCATGCAGCTgctcatagaagcggcatgtctgtggcTGAGCACCAGGGCGACTATTTGCCATCCTTGTCTTCAGGTAAGCGTGCCTGAGTGCCCCTATTTTCACCCGGCACTGCTGTGcgtccctggtgtagccttttTCCCCCATGCGCTGTGCGATTTTGGCAAAGACATCTGTCTGCCCAAGCTCTTCTCCCCAcatggcaatcagatccagtgtctcctgtgtGCTAAACGCTGGCGCACGTTTGCGTACCTGGGCAGCCATGGTCAGCTGTggtggtgagctctccatgctgctcaaacaggaaatgaaattcaaaagctccTGGGGGCGTTTCTTGTGTACCTGGCTgaagtgcagtggagttgaaagtgctgtccagagaggtcacactGGAGCATTctgggacacctcccggaggccaaaaCGCCCAATTACACtgtgctgtgtctacactacccataTTTCGACCTGGGAAGTCGACTCTAGCGCTACTCCTCTCCTCcgggtggagtacaggagtcgatttTTAGAGCCCTTTAGGTTCTAGGAAAgtgctctgtagtgtagacacacacacattataaattcgacctaatgcGTCTGAGGAGGAAGTGTAGACCACCCCTGGTCTGTGCTGCCAGGCAGAAGCCAGCAGGGATCACTGAGATCAGGTAAGCTGCCTGCCTGGAACCGCACGTCACCCGCTACTTGTATGTTCATTTCTCTGCTCCGGTGGAAGCCACATGAAGCGCTCAGCCGGTGGGAGAATAAATCCCTCCCCCGGGAGAGCTGCCTCCTGCCCCATTAGCTAGAAGTTGGCTCGAGTCATGGGGCCAGTGATCTGATCCTGCCTAAGCTCCCCCCTTTGTCAGTTACAGCTGCCAGCTGCTGGCCCAGAGCAGCCCCGGAGCCCGCGGCCCACGCGGGAAGTTTCCTCTCCGCTTCGCATttgtctcttctcctcccccggtGCCGGTCCCTGCCACTGGCCAAGGCGGAGCGCCCGGAGCCGGGCTCCGGTTCTGCCGGCTGGGGGCGAACGCGCCGCTGCTCGGGCGCTGGAAGGGGAAGATCCCGGAGCCGGGGCCCCGCACAGGGAAGCCGGAGGGTCAGTCGGAGCGGAGCTTTCCCCGGCGCTCCCCCAGCAGCGCCGGAGCGATGCGCCTGGTGGACGTGGCTGCGCTGGGTCTGTGGCTGGGCTGCCTGCGCCGGGCGCAGGGCGAGACCTTCACCTCCATGCTCACCGTCCGGCAGGCGCTGGCCACCGAGACCCGGCTGCTGCGGCACCTGGCAGCCTACCTGGAGGCGGAGACCCACCGGCTGCAGGACCTGCGGAGGTAATGAGGCTGGGCCCCGCAGAGGGGCCCGAGCTGGGGCACCTTGGACCCTTCcgctttccctgccccccccccccgatccagACACCCCCACATCCCACGGGGTCCGCAGCCTGATCCAGCGCCGGATTCTGCAGCCTGCAGCCAGGCTCTGCCGCGGGACCCGGCTCCCAGCAAAGTCTGGATCAGCCCGGCCATTCGGACACgggaggggcagggctcggggagggaggcagcCAGGACACGGAGCCATGAACTTTCCCAGTGGTCACCTGCCCCCGGTGgggtcccctctgccccctggtTAAAGCACGTGGCTGGGCACAATCCCTCTCCTTGCAGAAGggaccctccctgcctgcccaccccatCCCTATCGCTCCTATGCAGCCCCATTAGCCTCAGTGGCAGGACAGCTGATCCAGAGGCGCCTCGGAGCCCCTGTATTTAAGAAGGTGGCTCACTCGGATCCCGGAGGGCCCCAGGCCTGGAGCGGGACCCCAtcgtgctaggggctgtacaaacagaatgaaagacggtgtctgccccaaagagcaatggggctgggattttccaaagcccaactcccactgaatgcaggcacctaactcccttgggCTCGTTGGTGATCCTGATTAGCGAGGAACCAGAGAGCATTTTGCATTTGGGTTTGCGTCTCTGTTCATCGGTGTGCAAGCGCCTAGAGCAGCAGGAGAGGCGAGTTTTAAACAAACCGATAAGAGGCAGAAGAGAGAGTGTCCCGGGTGCCACAGGAGATGGGCTTTGGAGAATCGTGGTTCTGTCTCACCTAGGGCTGCTAAGTGAGCAAACCAAACACAGGAGGCGCCAGCCAGGGATGTGCTAGCAAAGGGCGTGTGCGGGGAGTGAAGGGATGGGTGCAGCTGTGCTTGCTATTAGTAATAATGCTGGTTTGCAGTAGCAGCCGCTATGTGCCAGGTCCCTTCCAGACACTTGAGAAGGATGGTCCTGCTCACAGTCTGAGGGTTCCCAGGCAGGGAGGGCATGTGAGTGGGTGTGAATGAAGTATGCGTGCccaggactctgtgtgtgtgtgtgtgtgtgtgtgtgtgtgtgtgtgtgtgtgtaacaataaatgtgtgagtgtgtgcgcccaggactgtgtgtgtgtgtaacagtaCAGGTGTGCGAGTGTGTGCGCCCAGGaccgtgtgtgtatgtgtaacaatacaggtgtgtgagtgtgtgcgcCCAGGACCGTGTGTGTGTAACAATATGTGTGTGAATGAGTGAGTGTGCATGctcaggactgtgtgtgtgtgtaacaataCATGTGTGttagtgagtgagtgtgtgagcccaggactgtgtgtgtgtgtaacaataCATGTGTGttagtgagtgagtgtgtgagcccaggactgtgtgtgtgtaacaataTATGTGTgcgagtgagtgagtgtgtgcacCCAGGACT contains:
- the LOC115645744 gene encoding uncharacterized protein LOC115645744 — encoded protein: MESSPPQLTMAAQVRKRAPAFSTQETLDLIAMWGEELGQTDVFAKIAQRMGEKGYTRDAQQCRVKIGALRHAYLKTRMANSRPGAQPQTCRFYEQLHAILDRDSISFPILVVDSTYGSIYVEDFIDEEDFLDEEEEENVQQSSGGSILPKNQDRFLTLEPILSQDPLLQGCDGGEGTSAATLSLAGASSTPAQRLSQIRR